In the genome of Variovorax sp. PAMC26660, the window TTCCACGCCCTTGGTGAAGAGCTTGCCCAGTTCGTTGGCGTCGATGTCGCGCAGCATCGTGATGGCCACGCGCTTGGGGCCCGGCGTGGCCAGGGCCTCTTCGGGCGTCGAAACCTTCTTGCCCACATACAGGCCGGCCGTGTAGACCTTGAAGATGGCCTTGTAGCGAATGCCGGCGCCGTTCAACAGCAGGGGGCTACCGCGCAAATCCATGCGGTCTTCGAGCTTGACGCCGGCCACCTCGAGCTGTGCTGCCGAGGCGCCGAGCGCGGTGGCAAGGCAGGCCAGCACGGCCAGGCGAGAAAACACGGAGAACGGGGAGAACACGGTCGGGAACGAGAGTGCGAGCAAGTGAGCCTCCTGGGATTTGCGAACGGTCGTGCGAATGTATCTTTTTGTTTTACGACCCCGTCTCCGGAGGAACCCTGAAGCCGGCACAGGATGGTTCTGTTTGTACGCCCGCGCGTTTTCGTGGGCTAAACTCGGCCTTCCATGTTCGTTCATCACATCATTCAAACAGGTGAAGGCAGCCGGGGAGCCTGGCCCTGGCGTCGCCATACATCGCTGACTGTTTGATTGCACGGCGCACGCCGTGCGCCCGCGGTTCCGAGTCGACACACACTGCGACACCGGGCCACCCGTGAATGACCTTGTCCCCGGCCAAAGGAGCGCCGGGTGGCAATTGGAGAACGAATCCGTGATCACCGAACTTGAATTCAAGAGCCTCAGCGCCCAGGGCTACAACCGTATTCCGCTGATGGCTGAGGCCTTTGCCGACCTCGAAACGCCTCTTTCCCTGTACCTCAAGCTGGCCCATTCGCAAGGCGGCGGCAAGCACAGCTTCCTGCTCGAATCGGTCGTTGGCGGCGAGCGCTTCGGCCGCTACAGCTTCATCGGGCTGCCCGCCCGCACGCTGCTTCGCGCCACCGGCTTCGGTGCCGATGCGAAGACAGAAGTGGTGACCGATGGCCAGGTGGTGGAGACCGCCGCCGGCAATCCGCTCGACTTTGTCGCGGCGTACCAAAAGCGCTTCAAGGTTGCTTTGCGGCCGGGGCTACCGCGCTTTTGCGGCGGCCTTGCCGGCTACTTCGGCTACGACACCGTGCGCCACATCGAGCGCAAGCTCGAAAAAAGCTGCCCGCCCGACACGCTCGGCTGCCCCGACATCCTGCTGTTGCAGTGCGAGGAACTGGCCGTCATCGACAACCTCTCGGGCAAGCTCTACCTGATCGTCTATGCCGATCCGAAGCAGCCCGAGGCCTACGCCGTGGGCAAGCGCCGTCTGCGCGAGCTGAAGGAAAAGCTCAAGTATTCGGTGAGCGCGCCCATCGTGAAGCCCACGCAGCCGCATCCGCCCGAGCGCAGCTTTGCCAAGGCCGACTACATTGCGGCCGTCGAGCGCGCCAAGGAAATGATTGCCGCAGGCGACTTCATGCAGGTGCAGGTGGGCCAGCGCATCAGCAAGCGCTACACCGAGTCGCCGCTGTCGCTGTACCGCGCGCTGCGTTCGCTCAATCCGTCGCCCTACATGTACTACTACAACCTGGGCGATTTCCATGTGGTGGGTGCATCGCCCGAGATCCTGGTGCGCCAGGAGAACACGGACGACGGCGAGCAGAAGATCACCATCCGCCCGCTGGCCGGCACGCGTCCGCGCGGCGCTTCGCTCGAACTCGACAAGGCGGCCGAGGTGGAACTCATCAACGACCCGAAGGAGCGCGCCGAGCACGTCATGCTGATCGACCTCGCGCGCAACGACATCGGCCGCATCGCCAAGACCGGCACCGTGAAGGTGACCGAAGCCTTCGCAGTCGAACGCTACAGCCATGTGATGCACATCGTGAGCAACGTCGAAGGCACGCTGAAAGACGGCATGACCGCCATCGACGTGCTCAAGGCCACGTTCCCGGCGGGCACGCTGACCGGCGCGCCCAAGGTGCATGCGATGGAACTCATCGACCAGCTGGAGCCCACCAAGCGCGGCCTGTACGGCGGCGCCTGCGGCTACATCAGCTACGCGGGCGATATGGACGTGGCCATTGCGATACGCACCGGTATCGTGAAGGACCAGATGCTGCACGTGCAGGCCGCGGCCGGCGTGGTCGCCGACTCGGTGCCCGAGCTGGAATGGAAAGAAACAGAGGCCAAGGCGCGCGCACTTCTGCGTGCCGCCGAACTGGTCGAGGAAGGCCTGGAATGAGCACCACACCCGATATTCAGAACGACTTTTCGCACGAAATCATCGGCGCCGCCGTCGAAGTGCAGCGCGTGCTCGGCACGGGGCTCGACGAGGGCGCCTACGCCGCCGCGCTGGCCATCGAACTCGCCGAGCGCGAGATCGGCTTCACGCGCGACCTGGCGTTGTCGGCCACTTACAAGGGCCGCTCGCTGGGCGAGGTGTACCGCGCGGGCTTCGTGATCGAGCAGTCGGTCATCGTCGAGCTCAAGGCGGTCGATGTGCTGACCGACCTGCATCGCGCGCAGGTGCTGGCCGCGCTGCGGCTCTCGGGCCTCAAGCTGGGCCTGCTGATCAACTTCAACGTCTTTCCCGTGGTGAAGGGCGTGCACCGGATTGTGAGCAAGCCATGAAACTGCTGATGATCGACAACTACGACAGCTTCACCTACAACATCGTCCAGTACTTCGGCGAGTTGGGTGCGGATGTGCAGGTGCATCGCAACGACGAGATCACGGTGGCGCAGATCGGCGAGCTGATCGCTTCGGGCGTCACGCGGTTGGTGGTGTCGCCGGGGCCTTGTTCGCCGGCGGAAGCGGGCGTCTCGGTGGCGGCCATCGAGGCCTTCGCGGGCAAGCTGCCGATTCTTGGCGTGTGCCTGGGCCACCAGGCCATCGGCGCGGCCTTCGGCGGCAAGATCGTTCGCGCGCAGCAACTGATGCATGGCAAGACCAGCGAGATCACGACCACGCGCGAAGGCGTGTTCGCGGGGCTGCCCGAACGGTTCGTCGTCAACCGGTATCACTCGCTCTCGATCGAGCGCGAGAGCTGCCCGAAGGCGCTGGCTGTCACCGCCTGGACCGACGACGGCGAGATCATGGGCGTGTGGCACACCGGATTTGCGCATGACGTGCGCATCGAAGGCGTGCAGTTTCATCCTGAATCGATCCTGACCGAACATGGCCACGCCATGCTGAAGAACTTCCTGGACTGACCCGCCATGACCGATCACACCTCTCCTCTCGTTGATCTGCGCAGCGACACCGTCACGCAACCCACGCCTGCGATGCGCGAGGCCATGATGGCGGCGCCGCTGGGCGACGACGTCTTCGGCACCGACCCGAGCGTGAACGCGCTGCAGGAAAAGATCGCTGCGCTGCTGGGCTTCGAGGCCGCGCTGTTCGTGCCGACCGGCACGCAAAGCAACCTGTGCGCGATCCTCTCGCACTGCGGCCGTGGCGACGAATACATCGTCGGCCAGCAGGCGCATTGCTACCGCTGGGAAGGCGGCGGTGCGGCGGTGTTCGGCAGCGTGCAGCCGCAGCCGCTCGACCATGCGCCCGACGGTACGTTGCCGCTCGCGCAGATCGAGGCGGCCATCAAGCCCGACGACGCGCACTTTGCGCGCACGAAGCTGCTGGCGCTGGAGAACACGCTGGGCGGCAAACTGCTGCCCTTCGACTACGTGCAGGCCGCGACCGACCTGGCGAAAAGCAAGGGCCTGCAGCGACACCTGGACGGGGCTCGTCTCTTCAATGCCGCAACGGCGCAGGCCGCGCTCAACAAGCGCAGCGACATCCGCGCGGAAGCCCGCCGCATTGCGCAGTGCTTCGACAGCGTCTCGGTCTGCTTCAGCAAGGGCCTGGGCGCTCCGATCGGCTCCGCGCTGGTTGGTTCGCGCGAGTTCATCGCGCGGGCGCATCGCATCCGCAAGATGGCGGGCGGCGGCATGCGGCAGGCAGGCCTGTTGGCGGCTGCGGCGTCGCATGCGCTCGACCACCATGTCGATCGCCTGGCCGACGACCACGCGCTGGCGCGGCGTCTGGCGCAGGGGCTCGAAGGCATCGAGGGCCTGACGGTCGAAGCGCCGCATACGAACATCGTGTTTGCCGACCTCACGGGTGCGGCGCAGGCGCGTTCGTCGGAGTTGATCGCGAGCCTCAACCAGCAGGGCATTCTTGCGACGGGGCTGTATCGCCTGCGCTTCGTGACGCACCTCGACGTGGATGCAGCCGGTGTCGACCGCGCCGTTGCTGCGATCCGCGGTTTCTTCAACGCCTGACCAACGGGAGCCGCGATGCCCGATCTTCCGCATCTGCTCGCTTTCATCGCTGCCGGCTGGCTGCTGAACCTGACGCCAGGACCTGACGTGCTCTACGTCGTGACGAACTCGCTGCGCTCCGGCGTGCGCGCCGGCATCGTGGCCGGGCTTGGCATCACCGCTGGCTGTTTCGTTCACATCTTTGCGGCAGCAGTCGGCGTAGGCACCCTGATGGCAACTTCCGCGACGGCATTCACCGTGCTCAAGTACGTGGGCGCGGCCTACCTGCTCTACCTCGGCGTGCGCATGGTGCTTTCGCGTGCCAAGCCGCCTGCCGATCTCGATGCGGCGGCCGCCGCTGTGGGCGGGGAACGCAGCCTCAAGGCGATCTTTCTGGGCGGCTTCTGGACCAATGTGCTCAACCCCAAGGTGGCGCTGTTCTTCCTTGCCTTCGTGCCGCAGTTCATTGCCCCCGGCGCCGACAACAAGGCCCTGTACTTCGTGCTGTTGGGCGTGCTGTTCAATCTCAACGCGATCCCGGTCAACGTGGGATGGGCACTGGCTGCGGGCTGGATGGCGCGTCGCGGCGCCGTGCAGAAGGGCATGCACTGGCTCGACCGTGTTGCCGGCGTCCTGTTCATCGGCTTCGGCCTCAAGCTCGCGTTCACCGACGCGCCGGCTGTTCGCATCGGCCACTGACACCTACCGAGGAGACTCACCATGATCACCCCCCAGGAAGCGCTGCAGCGCACCATCGAGCACCGCGAGGTTTTTCACGACGAGATGCTGCACATCGTGCGACTCATCATGAGTGGCGAGTGCTCGCCCGTGATGATGGCCGCGCTGATCACCGGCCTGCGCGTCAAGAAGGAAACCATCGGCGAGATCACCGCCGCCGCGCAGGTGATGCGCGAGGTGTCGACCAAGGTGCCCGTGAAGGACACCACGCACCTTGTGGACATCGTGGGCACAGGCGGGGACGGCTCGCACACCTTCAACATCTCGACCTGCTCGATGTTCGTTGCGGCCGCTGGCGGCGCCAAGGTGAGCAAGCACGGCGGGCGCAGCGTGTCGAGCAAGTCGGGCAGTGCCGACGTACTGGAGGCGCTGGGCGTCAACATCAACCTGAAGCCCGAGCAGATCGCGCGCTCCATCGAGGAATGCGGCATCGGCTTCATGTTTGCGCCGAACCATCATCCCGCGATGAAAAACGTCGCACCGGTTCGCAAGGAGCTGGGCATCAAGACCATCTTCAACATCCTCGGGCCGCTGACCAACCCGGCGGGCGCACCGAACATCCTGATGGGCGTGTTCCACGCCGACCTCGTAGGTATCCAGGTGCGCGCATTGCAACGGCTCGGCACCGAGCATGCAATGGTTGTCTATGGGCGCGACGGCATGGACGAGATTTCACTCGGCGGCGCCACCCTGGTGGGCGAGTTGAAGGACGGCGAGATCCGTGAGTACGAGTTGCATCCCGAGGACTTCGGCTTCGCAATGTCGAGCAACCGCGCGTTGCGCGTGGAAACGCCCGAGCAGTCGAAGGCGATGCTGTTGGGCGTGCTCGACAACCAGGCCGGCCCCGCGCTCGACATCGTGCTGCTCAACGCCGGCGCTGCGCTGTATGCGGCGAACGTGGTCGATTCGGTGGCGGCGGGTGTGGACCGCTCGCGTGCAGTCGTGGCCTCTGGTGCTGCCAAAGCCAAGCTGGCGGAGCTGGTCAAAGCCTCCGCGACCGTCTGATTCAAAAGAAACCGAAAGCAGAACAAGCCATGTCAGACATCCTCGACAAGATCGTTGCCGTCAAGCGCCAGGAGATCGCGGCCGCGCAGAAGCGCGCTCCCCTCGAAGCCATTCGCTTCGATGCCGAAAGCCGCGTGCTGACGCGTGACTTCGAAGCCGCGCTGCGCGCGAAGATCGCTGCCGGCCACGCCGCCGTGATCGCCGAAGTCAAGAAGGCCAGCCCGAGCAAGGGCGTGCTGCGCGAAGACTTCATTCCGGCGGACATCGCGCAGAGCTACGCGGAAGGCGACGGCAAGATCAGCGCGGCCTGCCTTTCGGTGCTGACCGACAAGCAGTTCTT includes:
- a CDS encoding chalcone isomerase family protein, which encodes MLALSFPTVFSPFSVFSRLAVLACLATALGASAAQLEVAGVKLEDRMDLRGSPLLLNGAGIRYKAIFKVYTAGLYVGKKVSTPEEALATPGPKRVAITMLRDIDANELGKLFTKGVEENSLKSEMVNLIPGLLRMGQMFADQKQLKTGDTFTIDWLPGTGTVITVRGVAQPDPVKEPAFFNALLRIWLGPNPADWKLKDALLGKQ
- the trpE gene encoding anthranilate synthase component I → MITELEFKSLSAQGYNRIPLMAEAFADLETPLSLYLKLAHSQGGGKHSFLLESVVGGERFGRYSFIGLPARTLLRATGFGADAKTEVVTDGQVVETAAGNPLDFVAAYQKRFKVALRPGLPRFCGGLAGYFGYDTVRHIERKLEKSCPPDTLGCPDILLLQCEELAVIDNLSGKLYLIVYADPKQPEAYAVGKRRLRELKEKLKYSVSAPIVKPTQPHPPERSFAKADYIAAVERAKEMIAAGDFMQVQVGQRISKRYTESPLSLYRALRSLNPSPYMYYYNLGDFHVVGASPEILVRQENTDDGEQKITIRPLAGTRPRGASLELDKAAEVELINDPKERAEHVMLIDLARNDIGRIAKTGTVKVTEAFAVERYSHVMHIVSNVEGTLKDGMTAIDVLKATFPAGTLTGAPKVHAMELIDQLEPTKRGLYGGACGYISYAGDMDVAIAIRTGIVKDQMLHVQAAAGVVADSVPELEWKETEAKARALLRAAELVEEGLE
- a CDS encoding GxxExxY protein; this translates as MSTTPDIQNDFSHEIIGAAVEVQRVLGTGLDEGAYAAALAIELAEREIGFTRDLALSATYKGRSLGEVYRAGFVIEQSVIVELKAVDVLTDLHRAQVLAALRLSGLKLGLLINFNVFPVVKGVHRIVSKP
- a CDS encoding anthranilate synthase component II, whose amino-acid sequence is MKLLMIDNYDSFTYNIVQYFGELGADVQVHRNDEITVAQIGELIASGVTRLVVSPGPCSPAEAGVSVAAIEAFAGKLPILGVCLGHQAIGAAFGGKIVRAQQLMHGKTSEITTTREGVFAGLPERFVVNRYHSLSIERESCPKALAVTAWTDDGEIMGVWHTGFAHDVRIEGVQFHPESILTEHGHAMLKNFLD
- the ltaE gene encoding low-specificity L-threonine aldolase; translation: MTDHTSPLVDLRSDTVTQPTPAMREAMMAAPLGDDVFGTDPSVNALQEKIAALLGFEAALFVPTGTQSNLCAILSHCGRGDEYIVGQQAHCYRWEGGGAAVFGSVQPQPLDHAPDGTLPLAQIEAAIKPDDAHFARTKLLALENTLGGKLLPFDYVQAATDLAKSKGLQRHLDGARLFNAATAQAALNKRSDIRAEARRIAQCFDSVSVCFSKGLGAPIGSALVGSREFIARAHRIRKMAGGGMRQAGLLAAAASHALDHHVDRLADDHALARRLAQGLEGIEGLTVEAPHTNIVFADLTGAAQARSSELIASLNQQGILATGLYRLRFVTHLDVDAAGVDRAVAAIRGFFNA
- a CDS encoding LysE family translocator, which codes for MPDLPHLLAFIAAGWLLNLTPGPDVLYVVTNSLRSGVRAGIVAGLGITAGCFVHIFAAAVGVGTLMATSATAFTVLKYVGAAYLLYLGVRMVLSRAKPPADLDAAAAAVGGERSLKAIFLGGFWTNVLNPKVALFFLAFVPQFIAPGADNKALYFVLLGVLFNLNAIPVNVGWALAAGWMARRGAVQKGMHWLDRVAGVLFIGFGLKLAFTDAPAVRIGH
- the trpD gene encoding anthranilate phosphoribosyltransferase, with amino-acid sequence MITPQEALQRTIEHREVFHDEMLHIVRLIMSGECSPVMMAALITGLRVKKETIGEITAAAQVMREVSTKVPVKDTTHLVDIVGTGGDGSHTFNISTCSMFVAAAGGAKVSKHGGRSVSSKSGSADVLEALGVNINLKPEQIARSIEECGIGFMFAPNHHPAMKNVAPVRKELGIKTIFNILGPLTNPAGAPNILMGVFHADLVGIQVRALQRLGTEHAMVVYGRDGMDEISLGGATLVGELKDGEIREYELHPEDFGFAMSSNRALRVETPEQSKAMLLGVLDNQAGPALDIVLLNAGAALYAANVVDSVAAGVDRSRAVVASGAAKAKLAELVKASATV